AAAGGTAAGCTAATCTCAACATACTTGTTTTTAGTAAATATATGAGTTACTggattaattgatatataaTTGTGTTTCAATCTAAAATTTATCAAGGCACGTTGTCTACCTCAAATGgtttttgtttttaaacttCATATGGTTTTACATTAACTTCTTTCTGAGAAAAATTCATGGTCAATATATCGTGGCTTTCACAAAAAATAGAAATCTATTGGTACCTTCTGTAGATATAATAAgcataaattgtatttttacttcttttttttccCATTTCAAGTCTTTAGAAATAACATGAGTTAGCCTTTGTAAGTTGTAGCAAGTGTATCACACTTGTGGGGTcataaattaaagtataatttTGTCTTGTAAATTGCTGtgttatgataaaaaaaatagtttagttCTAATTAATTAGTACTGATTACAGACGACCGATAAGGATTTCTAACATCTCTGAATTTTGATGAAGGTTACATACCCTTAGATAGTTAGATATTATAGCCTGCGTATAGCTCTGAATAATCTTGAAATTGTTAATGTTAATAGGCTCCcacaatttttaatattgtaaTTGGCTTGCCTTGAAAAGTGATTTAGATGCACACTagaaaaaaattgagtaaaacctACATTTTGAAATTATGTTGTATGGTCAACTCAGAATatagttacaaaaaaaaaaaaaagtattgtaGAGATAGAAGCAGCTAAAGTCAACCAGAAGATAGTCTGTTTTCATGCTGtctcaaattttcaaaaattagatTGCATTTTTGATCATATGGAGTACTCTCACTGGTTCCAGTTACAAATAAAGTTAGGTGTAAAAGTCAGATGTTTGTTATAAGTTTTCTAAAATAACCAAtcagttatgaaattttgaatcATGCAAAGTACAAGTATGTTAATCTTTTGAGAACATTAGTCAACTTCACAAATATATTTCTCGTCTCTTCATCCATAATTGGATCAAGTCAACTCCTAATATCGGAAGTTACAAAAGTCAACtataaaatattagttttattgagCAAATTTAAATTTGTAAACACCAAGATGTAACTGACTTTGCAATCTAGACACCTTTTATAGGCCtgttttagaaatattcaaTATATTTTAAACAACATTGAGCAAGCTAGGTGCTATTCGACCTGCTCTTTCTAATTCAAATTATATTCTCagatataaatatatgaaaatagtCTGCTAACAAGTGCttttattaaattgaaaaaaaaaaattgaactgtTCTATCCTAATCTCatcataattataaaatatatatatatataaaattatatatcaaggGACGGCGGGGTATGAGatattaaatagatataatttTGTCCCCTCAAGCTTTCAACCTTTTGGTACCATGTACCAATTTAGATTATTGTAAATTGAATGGTTGGGCACATAGCCACCTGTGGAAGAGACTCTACATCTTGACTAGTTACATATgtttatgtatacatatatatatatatataatatatggctTAGTTGCTTGGCGGTGTACATGTCAAGTGAGTAGTTTgacatattatattattaatgggGATGTAAGCAGAAACATACGTCTGGGAGAAGAATAACCACTTCATTTTTTAATCTCACAAGCTGAAATgatttattcttttattattaatgagGTGGCGGGTCACTAAATAAGCTGTTCCTTTTAAGAAATCAAGCGGATTAGTTTATTATATTAACTTATTTATGTGGGCTGAaactaagttttttttatagttgGCCTAATTCGGCTTCTTTGGCTGTAAATGATAACAAGGTCAACTATTATTATAGCCAATGATAAGATGTATTGAATACTAAATTTATTTTGTGTGAACATACTTTGTTATGTTATACATAATTGTTTTTTGTAGAATAATTCTAAGCAGAACTCTACACTTAATATGTTCAAGCTATGATAAATATATGTCTTGCAATACGTACTTAACTTAGTTGTTATATATTACAGATGGACAAAGCAACATTACTAGCTGAAGTCATAAGGCAAGTGAAACAACTGAAGAAAAATGCTGCAGAAGCAAGCAAAGGATTGCTTATTCCTGCAGATGATGATGAAGTCCAAGTTCAACGATTTGATGATGACAATGGAGCAGGGAATGGAAATGTCTTGTTCAAAGCTTGCGTCTGCTGCAGTTATCGACCAGAGCTTCTCTCTGATTTAAGGCAAGCTCTTAAGGGCCTTCCCTTGCAAATGATCAGGACAGAAATATCAACATTGGGAGACAGGCTAAACATCTCATTTGTTTTCGCCTGCTCTAAAGGAAAGAGTAATGACGCTGAGACATGCCGAACTCTTGCGAGTTCTGTGCATGAGACTTTGAACTCTGTTCTGGATAAGGCTTCTGCTTTGGCTGAGTACTCGCCAAGAACAACGCTCTTATGCAAACGACGCAGGATTTCTTACTTAGATTCCTCAAGCTCATCCAGCTAAATCTTACTAGTCACAGAAGTTTATATAGAAATCTATGTAtagatattatatatttttataactttgtaagCTTTATTTTAAGAAGCTTTTTTCAGTGTCCAACGTTTCAGCtctattttgtgtatttattttgtTGAGGGAAAATACTTTTGGTGTTCTTATAGATGTATATTTGTGTTGCtaaatcaataaattttcttcAAGCCTATGTCGAGTTGAATTTAATACCAACATGCAGGGATGAGATGCAACATTTCAGTTAATGGATGTAGAAGCTTAACAGTGGCAGAAAGAAACAGAGGAAAGAAGAGGAAGATAAAGAGAGAGCAGAGCTTTGAAAATATTGCCAAAGAAGCGTAACCAATTAATTAGCTTAGAGACCTTTATTTATACTAAATTCCAATACAAGAGCCATATACAAGTTGCTTAACGGAAAGCTAATAGAATTATCTAAACTTTAACTATTTGTTTAACTAACTTTAAATACCAAAAGACTATGTAATCAAATCAGGCCAAttagtatattagtttatatCTCCCGTCATATGAAATAGCGAGGTAGCTATTTGATGTTTGCACTTGAGATAGTTGAATTCATCTGCAGCTAAAGGCTTAGTTAGTATATCAACAATTTGATCCAAAGAGGGTACATAACGAAGTGAAAGTTGTTTTGCAAGGATTTGGTCTCTTCAAAAATGATGATCAATCTCTATGTCTTCACCCTTGGCATGATACACAGGATTTGCAGCTAGAGCAGTGGCACTTTGTGTCAATACTAAAAAGTAGTCAATACCAGCTCGCTAGATTGGCAAGATAAATAACGAATGGAAGTACATAAGTTAGAGGGACACAAAATTTATAATAGTTCACTCTCCATACCGCGATAGTAATAGAGCCATGTATACTtcgagtttttatttctcacaaGATGGTATTATAGAAAAAGGCTAAGTGTCTAAACTCTAGTGTAAAGactgcttagtttaatttggaaactagcagttaattatgtttaattatgaaaattatttatagatatttaaataattatttatgctgttattattgaattctgaaatgcattttatgtcatatagtgaatttcataattttgcatttccggtgcccggcaacatggaactcggtgtttggctcagtaaaatcacaacttagcatgttagtattAGGGGatggttatttagacattgggaatgtcgggagtggtcgggaatttagaatttcccaaaataccctttagtgccctttatgttatttttagtgtggaggggcaaaatggtcattttgccccaatgatattttgttctttagtggactttatgtgGTGAAAATACTTGATTTTAATTgatatttgttggctgaataaagaGTTGGAATATTACATTTTATCCTTTATTTCAAAATcggaaaacttagaaaaaaattagaaaactcaagctctctctctctctctctctctctctctctctctctctctctctctctctctctctctctctctctctctctctctctctctctctctctctctctctctctctctctctctctctctctctctctctctctctctctctctctctctctctctctctctctctctctctctctctctctctctctctctctctcctttcggcccaccttgagcagcaaggaagtggaTATTTTCTTAGTGATTCAAGCTCCTTTTAGAAAGATTTTGTGATCTCTAGGTGTTGGTATGTTTTCTCTAGCtttcttttaagtttttttgaagttttgagaaAGTCTgataggttgcatgcttagttttggttcatagttgctgctgtgtttttgatGTTGTTACAGAAGTTTGTTCTTGATTAATTGAGTAGAATAGAGCAACTtgtgatgcatgttagttgtgtTGTTTAAAGTTGTGAATTTTAGCTTAAAAACTAtggtttttcaaagtgaaaatgtGTAAATAGTTGTTGTAGAGTTTGGTTGTGCTTGAGTTCagtttctgcagtttttatatgcatgaatgagtagatttaagctagttttgatgcttgtaggtgagctttagccaagtttgagttttgaactcaaagcttggagctcacatggcatttttcgtatctGTGTTTTCTGGatggttttgatgctttagaaatgttctatggggtatttagaacaggtctggaaggttttgtttgaattggatttgatttgagcaagttatgattttttgagtgtatcctgcgaggaaccggaattctgattgtgcaaccggaattctggatgagggttcaggaattcccagaactggaattccggttgtagaactggtctaccggttgggggattttcggGAACCCTAGATTgtctcgtttttatgttgtttagggtattgccatgctttttatcgatagggaaacttttagtttctagtttaagtctccGGGAAATGATTTAGCGTatacttatcagtgttgtgattgttatggtttaggagcttgtaaatcgccgtgcagttcgttccactcaggttgaccgacacacctaaattcggaatcgaggtaagattagtataatagtatgcatatgtattacatgtttagcgtgcatgttaggaagcctgttagattacattagatatgtatgttggcttcgtaccatccgactgtgtcacatcggtacaggctagagtatgactagcagctggagtatgaccagtgtaccgagtataggctgacactgtatcacatcggttaggctagagtatgactagcagctggagtatgaccagtgaaccgagtataggctgatactatggttggtggtactgtactatttggccgtatcacatcggtacaggctagagtatgactagcagttggagcatgactagtgtaccgagtataggctgatactgtaacacatcggtacaggctagagtgtgactagcagctggagtatgaccagtgtaccgagtataggctgttacttgtcaatactaccgtcgtacgaacgttcgggactcagtatcgtgtgggacacgacagttagggttatggtcaggggtatgggcgtctgatcataacccgggattatgtatgattatgattatgcttttcttactgagtttgttgactcacagtgttatgttcatgtgtaggtaagggcaaggccaaggctgaggaaccgtgaggacgagccgataaAGATTGttcatgtcggggcggttaggcctggaccgtacgatcctcgggacaacagtgcttatgtaattagtcgctaggcgacaagtgtTTTGTATTAggcagtaaacttttgtaaagtattttgtaatcgggatcccgagtatttttgtataaaatattttataagtttaattaaaaagcaaaatttttaattaatcacgatttctatAAACGTCGTtggttagcaacgagctgcacagtatgtttaaaaatcacgtaatacgcctatactagttagggtgttacaatttggtatcagagacgccaggttgtcttccgaagatcgtcatgacatgtacaatcatcatcagcagttagctcgttctacggttcagtaagcttttattgctttagcagtttatttaattattatgaaataagaaaagcctgataggaagcatgttagtagcctgatagtagaataggcgcatgtttttaatttccaaattaagcggcattagtaagctctcgttgatcatgacctcatgtgccaactcttggtttcgcatgCTGTTCAGATTAGATGGACGTCAGGCAAAagaccaggagtcagggcaacttaGTCGGGTCAAATCAaggtcaaggagctcagtttcccctgcatgttaggggccgtggtagaggtcccaggggcagggctcgtggtcgggttGATGATAATCCGCCACAGGCTgtccaggctgcccaagccaatcaggaagcccaaaattgggaaactaggtttgctgaaatgcaagccagaatagaggagcaagatcatgagattcagagattgaggcagcagggtgctcctgcagtgccgcTGCCGGAAGTTCttgtggcacctgcccctgttgctcaggccgagatagtggtagcggcgaacagaatggaacccctgtatgaaaggttccggaagcaggcacctccaatttttctgggaggtccggacgtcatgaaagtcgagcagtggctaacggtgattaccaagatattgaattttatgggtgtcactgggaatgacagggtggtgtgtgccacctttcaGTTTCAAGAGGATGCTCtagtttggtgggacatggtgtcccagattcacgatgttacaaccatgacctgggaaaggtttcaggaactcttcaacgcgaagtactataatgaggccgttagaagtgccaagagaaaagagttcgcACACCTGAcccagaaggagaatatgagtgTAACAGAGTacactactcagtttgatcggttggcgaggttggcctcgggaattgtgccaaccgatttcagtaagaaggaaaaatatcttgatggaTTAAATGTGAAGATTAAGCATGACCTAATGATCACAacagacgacaagaccacctatgctgagatggtggaaaaagcactgcgagctgagggcgcagttggatgtatgtcggagtcggttaggactccagtgagtggtggggctcctacccctcctgcatcaggctttagcaggggaggtagcggttcggccatggaccagaagaggaaaacatccactgcatccggtggctcggggcagaacaagaggttccgagggaaccagaatcgaggcggtcgtcagggtagtgctgagacccgttattcctacccGGAGTGTCCCATTTGTAAAAGGCATCATCCGGGTGAGTGCAGAGGtcggggatgctttcagtgtggcatgcccggacactacaagagggattgtccccagcttaGATCAGAGGCACCAtgggctccggcgagacccactccagctagggtgttcgccattacgcaggctgatgcagaagccagcccttcagttgtaacaggtcagctctcagttaataactcattttactcagtgctgtttgattctggggccacacattcttatgtggcagccgatttctttagtaaattggatagaccgtgtgatagttatgaatGAGGGTTTGGAACCTTTTTACCTGGCAGAGAGTTAGTTATccccaaaaggtggattaggtctatgccgatcagaatagatggtagagagttaagtgctgacttgatagagatgagcctagtagatttcgatattattttaggaatggatttcctatctaaatactcaaccagtattgattgcaagaggaagatggtgatcttgttgggttttatgccctaaataaaactctatttcaatgtaatccagattattcaatatcaataaagtaacagaagtatttttcattcatttgtgtatgttttggttcacttaatcaattgtttgtctatttgatttataaattcatccaaaccccttttcacatacttgatcatgtttattgtgttgtcaacacagtggaaagtaaacatgactatgtgaataaagtattcctagatttatccgaacactgggttttactgatatgacaatctacaacagagtttacttgcatttggagaaatgttatgttctttccagaacataggttaaattaaagctcaagttggatgcatggagtatgcattggaatggaccgatattgaactttgaaatagatttttgaaacttaccgtaaatatctattcaattcaatatcataagttgatcctagatcacatgatcgaaatcctgatatggttaggctcaatttcaagagtattattcatgttctttgatttgttagttaggcctaatttttggtcagggcaatacatacattttgggaacacggtagtgcgattgagtgggagcgctaacataaatatggaatctatagcttctatctggcgaatagtaagcaaagggtgatttccttcgagcttaaccaaacgagataaatgattgagtactcatttcacttagttgaaatatcatttatacagggttaagtgttttaaggataaaatacattgtagggtgttacggtaatttagtccctttacagtgtaaatcatccctatagaggatcattgatcacattaggattataacaatggataactaatgatgtgtctgttaggttttatgccctaagtaaaactccatttcaatgtaatctattttattcaacatcaataaagaaacagaagtatttttcattcatttgtgtatgttttggttcactttatcaattgcttgtctatttgatttataaattcatcttaaacccttttcacatacttgatcatgtttattgtgctgtcatcacattggaaagtaaacatgcttatgtgaataaagtttcctagatttatcagacacagggttttactgatatgataatctacaacaagagtttacttgtatttggagaaatagctcaggttggatgcatggagtatgtatcagaagggaccgatattgaactttgatttagatttaattaaacttaccgtaaaatctattcaagtcaatatcgccaagttgatcttagatcaaatgatcttaatcctgttatgattaggctcaatcttgaaaggctattcgtgttctttgatttgttagttaagcctacttttaggtcagggtgatacgtacattttgggaacacggtagtgcaattgagtgggagcgctagcataaacatgaaatctatagcttctatctggcgaatagtaagcaaaggatgatctccttcgagcttgaccaaacgaaaataaatggtggagatctcatttcacataagctgaaatatcatttatacggggttaagtgttttaaggataaaatacatagtagggtgttacggtaatctaatccctttacagtgtaaatcattcatatagaggatcattgatcacattaggattataacaatggataactaatgatatgtctatatggtggaacatatagagcattctatatactgagagtgcaattctaagttcgtatgcgtggattcaacgaagaattaataagttagtgaattttagtgctaaattcttgatctacttattggaagctcggttatatagacccatggtccccccactagttgagataatattgtttgtaagactcatgtaattggttttgattaatcaattataattcacaaattagactatgtctatttgtgaaatttttcactaagtaagggcgaaattgtaaagaaagagttaatagggacatatttgttaattatgatactttgtatggttcaattattaaatatgataaatgacaatattatttaataattatttatagttattaaatagttagaattggcatttaaatggttgaattaggaaattggcatttttgagaaaatcagatacaaaaggtgttaaaattgcaaaattgcaaaaagcaaggcccagtccactaagccatggccggccacctttgtaggctttttaagttgatattttcattattttaatgccaaataattcaaacctaaccctagtggaatgctataaatagatagtgaaggcttcaggaaaattacacttcacatcagaaaaacctgagcctcctctctcttctctagccgccactctctctctctcttcttccttcatatttcgaacctaccttagtgattagagtagtgcccacacacagcaagcaatacctcaatcatagtgaggaagatcgtgaagaaagatcatcagcaaaagagattcagcatcaaggattcagagaaagagatccagtttcagatcttgataatactctgctacagaaacgattcaagggttagagatctgaacggaaggagtcatttaattccgctgcacccaatgtaaggtttcttaaactttatatgtgtttaatttatcgttttagaaagttcttatttaggatgttaataaacatacttgtgagtagatctaagatcctggtaaaataatttccaacagtgtctatggtggaacatatagagcattctatatactgagagtgcaattctgagttctatgtgtggattcaacaaagaattaataagtcagtgaatttaagtgataaattctagatctgcttattggaagctcggata
This region of Cannabis sativa cultivar Pink pepper isolate KNU-18-1 chromosome 7, ASM2916894v1, whole genome shotgun sequence genomic DNA includes:
- the LOC115696857 gene encoding transcription factor bHLH30, translated to MASYSFSNISYGSDYSSLFDPFSHTAAGFNGTFKGGSVPHSLVLDSKRGELVKAPARVGKKGLSEAKALAALKNHSEAERRRRERINAHLATLRDLVPSNEKMDKATLLAEVIRQVKQLKKNAAEASKGLLIPADDDEVQVQRFDDDNGAGNGNVLFKACVCCSYRPELLSDLRQALKGLPLQMIRTEISTLGDRLNISFVFACSKGKSNDAETCRTLASSVHETLNSVLDKASALAEYSPRTTLLCKRRRISYLDSSSSSS